The proteins below are encoded in one region of Polypterus senegalus isolate Bchr_013 chromosome 2, ASM1683550v1, whole genome shotgun sequence:
- the LOC120524684 gene encoding sperm-associated antigen 16 protein-like, whose product MDTADNSQESSNESDDFNEMLSEEECSRPESPSSRPTLLVSSQEPKALDDFTLNFLIKMGMRKTFDCFQTEWYEMMQRGSITGKHVGFVPEIYLHNQLLDNEMRRLNKVIECYKEAAVKQEEILVKLQKERDIHRLHHRRVVQEKQRLISDMKRMEKHYACCEPEPKQRAGVLNA is encoded by the coding sequence ATGGACACAGCTGATAATAGCCAAGAATCGAGCAATGAATCTGACGACTTTAACGAGATGCTCTCAGAGGAGGAATGCAGCCGCCCAGAGTCTCCATCCTCACGGCCTACACTGCTTGTGTCCTCCCAAGAACCCAAGGCGTTAGACGACTTTACGCTCAACTTCCTCATCAAGATGGGGATGCGCAAGACCTTCGACTGCTTCCAGACAGAGTGGTATGAAATGATGCAAAGGGGCTCCATTACTGGAAAGCATGTAGGCTTTGTCCCGGAGATCTATCTTCATAACCAGCTGCTGGATAACGAAATGCGCCGTCTGAACAAAGTGATTGAATGCTACAAAGAAGCGGCTGTGAAGCAAGAGGAGATCCTGGTGAAGCTGCAAAAGGAGCGCGACATTCACCGCTTGCATCACAGACGTGTAGTGCAGGAGAAGCAACGCTTGATTAGCGAcatgaaaagaatggaaaagcaCTACGCATGCTGCGAGCCGGAACCAAAGCAGCGAGCGGGAGTTCTGAACGCTTAA